The Bacillus sp. Y1 genome includes the window TAACAGAAAGACCGCAATCTTGCATGGAAACGGCTTGCGGTCTTTCCTATTTAGAACTCGAGGAATAAATTTATTCTAAGTTGGCGTGTCTACCGTACATTTTACTGGTATCCAAACCTTTTTTCTCCATGAAGCGAAGTATTACAGCGTCGTAAAATAGTAAAAGTGTTTGCTCATATAATGAGCCCATTGGTTGAATCGTCTTAAAATCACTCTCCGACTGATCTTTAGGCGAGCCAGGCAACTTAATTGTGATATCAGCTAATTGTCCAATAGTGGAATCAGGGAAAATGGTTACAGCTGCAATCGTCCCACCGATACTTTTTGCCTTCTCAGCCATGGAAACTAAACCTTTCGTTTCTCCTGAACCAGATCCAATGATTAAGATGTCATCTTTTTCATAGTTAGGGGTTACTGTTTCACCAATCACATAGGCATCTATCCCCATGTGCATCATTCGCATGGCGAATGATTTGGCCATAAATCCAGATCTACCTGCGCCTGCAACAAAGATTTTTTTTGATTCAAGAATTCCATTAACTAATTTTTCAGCTTCATCATTCGAAATTAAATCTACGGACCGATTTAACTCTTTTATGATTTCAGCTACGTATTGAGTTGTATTCATGATCTGAATTACCCTTGATTAATCATTTGTTGCATTTTGGCAGCAGCAGCTTTTTTATCAGCTTGTCCAGTAATCCCGCCACCTACAATGACAAGGTCTGGTTGTACTTTGATGACTTCTGGAAGTGTGTCTAATTTAATACCACCTGCGATTGCAGTTTTAGCATTTTTTACAACACTTTTGATAGTTTGTAAATCTTCAAATGAGTTCTTTCCAACTGCTTGAAGATCGTAGCCAGTATGAACACAAATATAATCAACGCCCATAGCGTCCACTTCTTTTGCACGTCCGGCAAGGTCTTTTACAGCAATCATATCAACAAGGATTTTTTTACCTTGTTTTTTCGCTTCTTCAACAGCACCTTTGATTGACATATCTTCAGCAGTTCCAAGAATGGTAACGATATCTGCACCTGCTTCAGAAGCTTTCATTACTTCATAACCAGCTGCATCCATAATTTTTAGGTCTGCTAATACCTTTAAGTTAGGGAATGCTTCTTTAACTGCTTTTACAGCATGAAGACCTTCATTGATTACAACCGGTGTACCGATTTCAACTATATCAATATGTTCCTCTACTTCTTTTACCAGCTCAATTGCTTCAGGAATATTTACTAAATCTAATG containing:
- the hxlB gene encoding 6-phospho-3-hexuloisomerase produces the protein MNTTQYVAEIIKELNRSVDLISNDEAEKLVNGILESKKIFVAGAGRSGFMAKSFAMRMMHMGIDAYVIGETVTPNYEKDDILIIGSGSGETKGLVSMAEKAKSIGGTIAAVTIFPDSTIGQLADITIKLPGSPKDQSESDFKTIQPMGSLYEQTLLLFYDAVILRFMEKKGLDTSKMYGRHANLE
- the hxlA gene encoding 3-hexulose-6-phosphate synthase, producing MELQLALDLVNIPEAIELVKEVEEHIDIVEIGTPVVINEGLHAVKAVKEAFPNLKVLADLKIMDAAGYEVMKASEAGADIVTILGTAEDMSIKGAVEEAKKQGKKILVDMIAVKDLAGRAKEVDAMGVDYICVHTGYDLQAVGKNSFEDLQTIKSVVKNAKTAIAGGIKLDTLPEVIKVQPDLVIVGGGITGQADKKAAAAKMQQMINQG